The Rosa rugosa chromosome 3, drRosRugo1.1, whole genome shotgun sequence sequence gaaaattatgatctttatatggttggaaagctacggatgtctagtttccagaactttttacagctcgtcgatatctattttctaaaaGAAGTTATGACCGTTTTAGTGCACTAAGGTCAAGTCTGCCAGAAATCTATTTTGTGTCAAAGTAACTCAATTTGGTTTCTACATCATCTATCTTAGTTTGTTTTCAAACTTGGGTACCATTTGGAAAGAACATTCAGACTGTTATAGTATAAATATATTATAGTATAATGACTATATCATgtaataggtacttgagtgtatagacatagtacttgagtgtataaacaTAGGTATGAAGACTTGTGTGGCATAAAGTTTGTAGggaggcaacaagcatggcagcaTGACAATTATCATCATTGCAGCAACCATTTTATGATCATGGTTACCAAATTGGTTTTCTCTTGGAGCATTCACACTataatgtattcctataaataccctcttttgtgagaagaaaaaaagaaggtatttataggaatacattgtAGTGTGAATGCTCTAAGAGAAAACCAATTTGGTAACCATGATCATCAAATGGCTGCTGCAATGATGATAATTGCCATACTGTCATGCTTGTTGCCTCCCTACAAGCTTTATGCCACACAAGTCTTCATACCTAtgtttatacactcaagtactatGTCTATACACTCAAATAcctattacatgatatagccattaTACTATAATATATTTATACTATAACAGTCTGAATGTTCTTTCCAAATGGTACCCAAGTTTGAAAACAAACTAAGATAGATGATGTAGAAACCAAATTGAGTTActttgacacaaaacagatttccggcagacttgacctcagtgcactaaaacggTCATAACTTCttttagaaaatagatatcgacgagctgtaaaaagttctggaaactagacatccgtagctttccaaccatataaagataataattttctgagctctgagcgatttttGACACtctgttgaagttgactgatctgcactggcagttttccgaatctgtaatggatttgatttTTAAAGAACAACTTGTGTCCAATTCGGTTTCCCTTGCCATCACATGCCtccacatgtcttccacgccttgttTTAAGTAGAAACGtcaagaaccttcaagaatcttcatttctttccattttcttGCTTCCTACAACTCATTTTCTTCGTTTGtagctcaaatgtacctaaagacattaaactaagttaatatgattaagttaaaggaaataacatAGCAAAATGTGAGTAGAAAAACACATAAAACGTCACATATAATGCTCCTATCATGCTCCAACACATATGCCATGAAAGATGCCAAGATTAGGCCTCCACAACCATTAAACCTAACCTATTAAAGATTATATAAATCTGTCAGTTCTTGCTCCTTAAAGTGTATATGAGCCCACAAAACTGGATAATGCACTTCAGGTCTTTACATCAGAGGATGGAACATGAGTACAAACTTGGCTCATGAATGAAGACTGTTAAAGACTACAATGATAGATACAACTTTAAGAACTGGTACCATGAGTGATAAGGTTACGCTATTAAGTCACATGAATTTAATGTATCAATCCCATTGACATATGCTTAAAATCATTTCAAAAGGATCAATATTGCAACTGCAACTCAAATTTTCCGTAGGGTAAACCAACAATATTCTTAGCACCGACATCAATAATTTGGTCGAGCAAATTACCTTAAAAATAGAGCAGTGATACCAAAAAGACATGGCAAAGATGGAACAAACCCACCAAACTCAACTATGGAAACTAGTTTCAGCATCCAACAAATATAGACAAGATGACCAACTCCAAGTATAATCAACAAAGAATTAACAGAGTAAAAGAAATGGTCTTGCATAATACAACAATTCAAAATAAACACAAACACTTCAGTAAGGATGTAATCAGAAACCAAGAGTTCCAAGAGTATTAACATAGAAAGCATGCAGCTATGTGGATTTGAAGAAAGCAATGTTACCTGCTACCAGCTTTAGAAAACCCCAATTAAACCCATGATAAAGTGAAAAACCATCAATCTAACAAATGTTAGTTACAATGTTTGTCACTAACCAATTTAGAAATGTTCCTACACGACCCAACTCTTTCCCAAAAACTTGTTCTATTCTAAGCAAATGGCAGCTGTTACATACAATACATACATCTCCTAAATCTTTCCTCAGAACCTGTATGAAACAGCAAATAGGTAAATTACAAAAAGCCTAAGCCTTCAATTGGGCAATCTAAGATAGTGATCCAACCTAATTTGTGCACAAGTTGACATACTAAACCAGAAAAATGCTCAAATTGATGGAAACAAAGATACACAAAACTAGAGTCCAAAAACGTGAATTAAGAAAGTGAAGCAATGAACCCCTAGTATCATCATTGCTAACCTCCATTTATGGCTTTCTGCATCGAACATGTATATATCacaacaaatgaagcaagaacaCACGAACAAAAGACAAAACAAAACTGCTCAGAAACAAATGATCAGTATAGAATCCCTATGTTACTCCTTCATTTTGATAGTTACAGCTTTGTTTaaaagtatataaaaaaaaCTTTCATTTTGTTGGAAAATTAAGAATCCCTATGTTCAGTTTGTGAACAAGTTTGAATAAAGGAAACTATTGAAATCAAATGAAACAAACAGAAACATAGTGACAATTGAAGAATTTCCTGATGCAGACCCTCAAATTCGAAAAATCATAACTTACTCTACAAAACTCCTTTTTTATGATATTTTAATTTTGAATAGATCTTTAAGATGTCTACTGAAACTTTCATGAAGACACCAACTTCAAATACCCAGCCGAAATGTACAGTTTTTAGTAAAAAAGCAACTGGGTCAAAAACAACAGATTGCAGACCTCTGTTTTTGGCCTCAAAATTAACCACTGCCTCTTAAATGAAATAGTACGAAACTAAACAGATATCAAGCTTACATTATAAGCTCTCAACACATGCAAATGGTTTCTGTAATGAGGGTCTAGATCAAAGGATATGGTTGCTCGAAGTTAACTAAACGATTATAATGCAGAAACTTGTTCTAGCTTTCTCCAATGCCTACAAACTAATGTTTGAGGTTACTGCTCAGTCTAAGGTTGTTAAACTGATGCATATAGGTTCTTTGATCAATGAAATCTCTTGTTGTGAAGTCAAAATAAGAATTCCAATCCAAATAGCAACCTAACAATTTGCTCAGGACACCCACTTTTAGAAAGCTAAGTTTCTTATCATCTTAATTTGTTTCTATGCTTGCATTCTGTTTGAAAATCATTTAGGTTACTAACTGTGCAGAAGCTTAAACCAATTTAGACAAGCCATACATTTATGGCTTTCTGCATCGAACATGTATATATCacaacaaatgaagcaagaacaCACAAACAAAATAGTTAAAAGATATCTCATAAACTTAATCTGAACAAAATAGTCTCTGTAAATTCTGTTGTACTTTTCGACAAACCAAAACAAAGCCCTCCACTTCAGAAACTTTCTCCCCTTTTGCCTTTCCACAAATCTGATCAAAACCAGCAAAACCAAACTCTCAAATGTTCACTTTTGCTTCTGAAATCAATCTAGCATAGATCAGCGGCTCATATAACAAGTTTCCATTTCTATGAACATCTCTAAGCATAATGTCCACCAATAAATATAGTTACTCAATACTTCTTGGTCCTTTAGAATCTGATATCATTTAGACATAACCATGTGATCCTTCAAAACTCAAATGCCTATGTCTACAGCCAAACCCCACAGAACTTCCTCCTTACGTACAACTGTTTTGATATTCTAGTACATAATAATTTACGAAGCAACTTTCCacctatatataattatatactaATAAATATACATATTATCCCAAGTAGAAATCAAGCCATGATCAGAATGTTCATTAAATATTTCCTTCCGAGTCATTTTGGAATTTCAACCTCAGAACACAACCGAATTCAAACATTACTCTTTACTTGCCCAGAACACAACAGATCAAACATTACTCTTTACTTGCCCAGAACACAACATAATTCAATCTGAAAGTTCCATTGCTGACACATGTTCAACTTCTACTGATTCAAAAGGGGATCAACAACAATCAACACAGGTTAAAAGGGTCCAGAAAAAtcaccaaaacaaaatcaatttcaattGCAAATCACAACACCCAGGTATTCATCAAACTTTGAAACTGAAATAGATTAAAAACGAACCTGAATCAAATTGCCAAGCAGCCTTGCTTGCTTGAGGCTTCGATTTCCAACCCGAAATCTTGATGAGAAGCTACGTGAGGTGGCGTCAGAGGGATCGAGATCGATGCGGCGTCTGTGATGAGGGAGAGAGATAGATGCAGCAGCGTAGGGATATCAAAAGGGTCTGAGGGCAACGAGTAATAGCTTCAACCAAGAAAGGGTAAAGACCGGTATTATACAAGTTTCATTAATTTATTGACTTATAAGTTATACGTTATAAGCCGGTGCCCCGCCCCCAAACGCAGCCTTAGAGCAacttcacccgttgggtcaccgagtcacctactattcactgctttttagtgtatattttcattctctgagtcacgaaatacactgtacaggtcaccatggtgacccagaacactgtacagggtgacccaCGACAAGAAATACACTGTATTTGTGACCCAgatggtgaaattaacactaaaaaacagtgaatagtgggtgacctggtgacccaacggtgaacttgctcttagcgTATCCATTCTCTCTTCCCAGCCTCCTCTGCCGTTAAAAACATAGCCCCGACTCCCGAgagctttctgggttttccGACTTCTCGGCGACCGACGGTAGCGGCGACTTCCTCTCAACGTCAGAAACGTATCTGTGGTTTCAGATAGGCCCAACAACCAAGCATGAGAGAGAATCGAAGGTTTGAAGTTCTTTGGGGTTTCCGGTGAGTTGCCAGGCGACCTTTGGTTTCAACTCAGGTATCAAAGTTGGTCAGTTCGTCGAGCTCTACCTCTCTGTATAATTAAATTTGAGTTTTGATTAAGGTTTGAAGAATTGGGATATTTTGAAGTTTTTGGTTCTTTCGGGTTCTCTGTTGTATGTGATGATTTTGGGTTTCGATCAACTTATTTGTTCTTAACAGAAGCTTTGGGAACACTAATTACTTGTTAGTTATGCTTGAATTCAAGAAATGGAAGAGTTGGGTATTTGAAGGTTGCTCCGCGCTTATATATTTGAttaaaatgagagagagagagagagagagagagcgagagatgAAGGCCAGGACCTCCTTTCAATTCTTCAGCTCAATTTAGGCGGGTCTGGTACTGGGCCTGCTTAAAACAAATTTcaacccgacccggcccttttcATAGCGGCATAAAAGCGTTTAGAAACCTCTCGATCACGCGCCACATTACTGGAAGCCCTAATTCTGGATTGGAATGGCGGTGGTTGGCGAAAGCTCTTCGGCTCCGCCGGAACAGAAGCCGGTGATCGTTAGGGTCAAGCGCAAAGCCAACCAGTCTCCAATCGACGCTTTCTGTGAGTAGAAGAAAGAAACTTGCTCCAATTTTGAACACAAATATGACTCAACTTAGCTGACACTGATTGTGAAATGCAGGGCTTGAAATCAATGAGAGGCCACCCAAGCGTCCACTTTTGGATTTGGCCAACCTTTCACTCTCTGATTCATCTCCAAAAGGTACTAATTATTGCTCCTACTCCCAATCTTTATTCGCAATTGGAGCTGTACCAAACTTTTTTCTATGATTATCTTCTTTGAATTGGGTTACAGCTTGTAATCTAAAGCTTGTATTTTCACAGCAGCAGCAGAAGAATTGAAGGCGAAGAAGGTTTTCGTGCAGCATGTAGAGACTGTAAGCAGCTTTGACACCACCATTGACATTGTCAAATCATTTGTGGTGAGTAGAGCAGAGTCCATCTCTTAATTCTTTACCGGAATTGTTCTTGTTTTGTACACTGTTCGACTTAAGCATGTGTTTACCAACTAGTACTAAGAGGTTGGTTAAAATGTTCATTTAGGACCCTACTACGGATCAAGTGTTTGAAAGTAAAACAAAGGGTGAAGAACGGAGACACTCTTTAAAAAATGACAATGtaagctctctctctttttttctcctcATCTTAATCTTCGCTTGTAGTTTCCATTTACTGCCCTAATATGACCTCAACTTATATTTTACGTGCATTATATTCTCAGAAACAAGAGAAGATTTTGTCTAAAGCCAGACAGACGCAAGAGGTACGCGACATAGTATATACTTTAGTTGTATTGGTTAACTTACAAAGTCTAGGATGTGTTATCTCTTGTTCATGTGCATTCAGTTGTATCCTTCGTTCTTCCATCTCTTGGAGTGAAAACAATGCTTTGAATTTTTAGTACTCCGACTTTATTTATTCAGTTTTCACATATCAATGCCgcatgttctttttgttttgttcctTGTTAATTTGCTCTTCTCTCAGTCTTATGCTTATAATAGGTATCATTGTCGTTTCAAGCCAAGAACATGAAACACTAAATTGTAAATTCTATGCtagttttcttgttgtttttttatttttgttttttatttgatCTTCTCCATAATCATGGATTGCTTTTGGAAGTGTATTGTATTTCTAAACAATTATTTATGGCAGATTTAAATCCCAAACCCTCTTTGAAGTTATATGCATCATATCACATTATGTTGATGTTAGGTTAGCTACCAAATTTCTAAGGATTGCTCCGAGTGATAGATTCTTTGTCACTCATACTAAGTTACTAACCTATTAGTCTGTTACATTCAGAAGATCTAAATTCCTCATGCAGCCCTCTATCATTTTAAGTCATCTAATAATGGATAATTACATAATGCCAGATTAGTAAAAATCACATAATCCGATCTCTTTGACAAACATAATTCGACAAAAAGCTTCTGAGAGTGattattatttaaaattaaACTGTATCTGTTTGATgatcatggtttttttttttttattaatatgcACTTGGTCTATTCTGTAATTCCCTCTTGGACGCTGTCTCATTGTGGGTCCTTTCTACTAGGTTGTAGCAAAAAATGCCCGTTTTGAACAAATATGGAGGAGCCGAAAGGGAAAGACAGAAGAATCCGATAAATTACAGGACATGTGTCATTTCTATGATGTTCTTCGTGTTGATGCCGATGAAAGATCTAATGAACTGAAACAACAGGAGTAAGTTCCGTAATCATGATTTCTCTTGCCCAATTGTATTTCGTACAGTATTGTTGAAAATAATACTCTCAATGGTCTAATGCAGAGAGTTATCTTTGGAGGACCAGAGGATTTTGCAGAGTTACTTGCCTCTACTCAGAGAATTCATCCCAAGTGCGGCTTTAGAGGTTGAATCAGATTTGCATGCTCAAAAACAAGGTTGGTATATTTAAATGGATAAAAGTGGTCATCCTCTATTCGATGGTTAAATTAATTAGAGCCATCAGTAAAAGAAATGGGATCTAGACTTGCATTTGCTGCTTGTGGAGATAGCAtatttatccttttttttttttttttgggttagtcTATGGTgtaggcattttttttttatactggGATTTCATTGTTTTCTGAAGTACTGTTTGATGGGTTCCTCTTATGTGTTGTGTAGAATCTGAAGATGAGTATGTATATGATGTCTATGCTGTGAATGATGAAATGGATATAGCGGATGAAGATTCTTCCCACCCATTTCCTTTGTAAGTATCCTGTGTATTCAACTTGTGAAGTTTCCACCTTAATATCTTGCTGATACTGATCAATAACTTTGGCTCAGAGTGCAAGTTGATGATGAGGATTTCTATGATGTGCCTGATGAATCAGAACATGACACTGAGGATTCAAATGGTGATGGCAAATGATCTTTTCATTTATCTCCCTGTTACAAATCTTTGTATTGAAATCTTAACTGTTTTTTGTGGTTCTCAGATGAAAACAATCCAAATTTTGATTACCCGGATGAGGaatttgaagatgaagaagaggaatcGGACAGTGAAGCATCTGATAATGAATCAAAAGATGAGAGTGCCAGTGACAAATCCTTAGAATCCAAGGATTTAGAGGAACATGTCATTTCAGGAGATGATCTTTCTTTGGATTATGatgatggtggtgatgatgggGATGATGGTGAAAACTGGATGTGAACGTCAGCTTTTGTGTACACGATGACTTGGATCATTCTACTCTGTGGATATTGCTTTTGCACAAGTACATCAATTCTCAAATGTTAAGTATGAATTAGTGGTTAGATGTGTGATGATGTGAATACGAATTCCCTCAACTTATTATGCTGTTAACACCCCAGATCGATCTAGTAGTGGTAGGTTAGGGCACGGAAAACCTTTCTTCTCATTATAGGAGGTCCATCTTTTCAGTGATTAACCTAGTTAGAAAATGGGAGATTTATGTGGACTTATCTTGTTTCCAAGATGAATTTGCAGTAATATTTTTACACACCCAAATGCTCATGTTTTACAGTAGAGTAACGAGTTTCTTCTTTTGTTCTTCTGGAGAAATTTCTGTAGCTTGTTCATGTTTCATTTAATTTAATCAGTTTGGCAATTCTACCTGTGTGGATTGCTAAATGCTGCAATTTGGTCTGAATAGGTAACTCCACTGAAATATATGAAATTGGAATATGCTTATCTTGTTGCATTGACTGAATGGATTGATGTTATAAATATATGGTGATCCTCCTCCGTCGTCGAACCTTAGACCTTTACTAAAAGTGTTTAAATTTATTCGTAACTATTGAACCTTTTCATGTTTGCAGTGGCTTTAAGTTATCGTctcaagtttgaagttttgtttgGGTGATGGTGACAAATTGTGGAATTATTCGTTTCTCATCCAAACATCTTTTGCTCCTTAATTTGCCGGAGAAAATCCATAATTGTTTCTTAATCAAGTTTATTTACATCATTCCCCTAGTTAAGGTTGTTCTCTGGTGTTAACACGTGTCACAGTTCACAAGTTTCATATTAGAAACAAGAAATAAACGCTTACAGTAATGGCTCActtcattaaaaaaatttaaagttTTGCATGACATTAGAGAATCATCCTCAGCTCCATATAGTAGTCTCCCCAGAAAGGCTGAAGCCCTGTAGAACTGGTATTTTAGCTTTTGCCTGGAGAGCCTGTCCATTTCAGCATACTTATCTTGGCAGCAGAACCAGTGGCGTAACCAAGTGAAGGGCTACTTGGGCTACAGCCCAACCCAAAATTCTTAGAATATTTTACATAGTATAAGTGTGCAAACTCTCCATGAATCTGGCTTTGGTAAGTGATGGGttcttttaattatttttcttttctcatgtGTGGTATGCGTATGATATTATCAGCACTCACAACTTGTTTATAGATTCGTTATCAAAAGGATATTCTGTTTTTGTTATGAAACTTACCTTAGTGGTATCTGGAGTTCTGGACCATGTACACAATGCAACATCCAACAGCATTTTAGATCGAGCCATTGATTCAGAAGAATCTCAACACAATGACTTCCTCAGGCTGGTAAGAGAGCTGACATAAAACTTTGTATCCATGGAACTATTATACCATAAATCTGTTCTGAGTCTTGTTTTGTGCTGAAGGAACATGTTGAAGGTTATCATGAGTTGCCTGCCAAAACAAAAATTTTCTTCACCACTGCTGTTGCAAAGTGGGATGTTGATTTTCatttcaaggtggatgatgatgtACATGTCACTTTGGGTCTGGCCTATTGCTGCATTGCTCCTATTTACTTTTTTAGTAGTAAAAAGATATGAATATCATTAGTAAGGATGAGTTTCTTACCTTTCTTGCTTGGACATGCATGCTAGATTCAACTCTTGCCCATCCCCGTTCAAAGCCGAGAGTATACATATATTGGCTGCATGAAATCTGGACCTGTTCTTGCTCAAAAGTCACCAAGCCTTATAATTGGGAGGAACTTTTAATTCTAATGTTTCTTTATCTCTAGGAGTGTTAAGTACCATGAACCAGAGCACTGGTAGTTTGGTGAGCCGGGTAACAAATACTTCCCACATGCAACTCGACAAATTTATGCAATCATCCAATAACTGATTGGTTGACAATGCACTTTTGTCTACATACAAAATAGTATTAGTTACATTTATACAAAATGTAGTCCTAGTTGTTATTTAGTATCTTGTAGTGAAAAAAAGGTTAGAAATCTATTTTACAAAATTATGCTTGGTTCATAtactagctttttttttttgcagactTTGTGCCACTGCAAAATAATCTTGAATTGGAGGAAGCCTATTGCAAAGCTTTGTTATGCCGCTTATGTTTCGTAAGGTCTTAccctatgttttattttattttatacgCATCTGCATCATCTGTAAGCATGTGTGCATGCACTCGAAGATATATGTCATTCTGCAACAAATAATAAGCTGGACTTTCTGAATGCAGGAAATTTTGAAATCTCATGAGAAATTTAAACCTCACATCTGCATTTTTCAAACCCCAGACGAAGCATAAAGTAAAATTGGACAGAAGAGGGatcaacttttttttgtttttactttttggGTGTTTCAATTATGTGGTGGTTAATAGTTTgctgtttaatttttttattttgtatatcAGAAAGGCTCCAATGGCCTTAATTCCTAATCTTTTAGTTTTCAAAGTAATTTTGTAAGTAGAAAATTGGGTGAGGAAGGGCCTCAAAGACcagcaaaaagagaaaaagaactaAACTATCGAATAAACGTAGAAAAATCACtattattaaataatttttattttcaaaaaataaaatcgaACTTGGACCGGACCGAACCGAAGTTCAAGTTCAGTTCAGTTCTCAATTTGGactcaaaaccgaaccgaactaaATCGAACCCACCCCCTAAATCCCTAACTCTTTCTCCATTCCCCACCATAAAACTACAACAAGCAGTAAACAAATTGACTTCATGTGTTAGTTCTCTCCAAGGATAAGGCTTGAACCTTAAAGAATAATATTGGAATCCCAGCTATTTGATTTCTCAATCATCTTACACTAGCAGGGATTTGAAACAGGGTGAGGTAATGAGTTAGTAAACTGCTCAACACCGACTGAACGAAAGTTGGTCTGCCACCTCTTGACAAAAATGACGTTCTCCACCCTTCTAGCCTCCTCTCCACTTTCTCCACTACCAGATCCCAGAACTCACGGCCTTAGGATTCCCTCCTAAAGGCAGACCCAATTATTCATTGGCCATCTTCCTACACCGCATCCCATGTTGGATTTCCGCCAACCCCTCCACTTCCAACTTGGAGTGTTAATCCAGCTATAGAACAaattaaaatgattttattcaattttgatatattaaagaaaataaaaaagttgtAATTCATGAACTACATAATCCACCAACTTTTTGTCATCTTCCACCATACTTCCCCCAAAGCAATCACCTTTCTCATCAACAGACTAGGAATACTTTACCTAAATAATACCTTCAAGAAGAGAAAACTGAGAAAAAGGCAAACAGCTATTCAGGTTTAGAACATTTGCATGCATGAAGCatgaaaaagaaagatgagGGTTGAAAAGTTGCAAACAGCTAATGGTCTTTTCTTTGCTCACTGTGCATCTAAAGAAACCAAAAGAGAACAAAGAAGGTTAGTTGACTATTCAAACAACccatcttcaatgtaaactgaCAAGAGGCATAACTTCcacaagagaaaaaaagagtGTTAACTTAATCTTGTTCATCTAACTTAAATTGTAACTATGTAGTTAAGGTCTTCATGCTTAATATCTAAAAGTATCATCAAATACAAGTAAGATTTTAACTATTAGAACAGTACAATAGTGGTCTATAATGTCTGAGATAACAAAAAActataaaactaaaaaaataagaaaactcTGTGTTTTCAACTTGCTTGCTTTCTGTGCTTTATATTAATTGCAGAAACAGCACTAATTAAACAAGATTGGTCGAAAATCAAgattaaaatagaaaaagacCCACTTTTGTGATAAAAGGACTCAACTTGTAGAAATGGATGACCATTTCTACAATAAGATAATAAATAACTGAGTTCTTCCCTCTCAAGTATATCAAAAGTCAGCTCCAATATTCTTGAAATACCCCAAAGATCAGATTGTAAGAGCAATGTGCATGGTGTCAGTGTAAGGAGAATATTGTCTTGGTATAAATATCAACTCTTCCCTAAAAACCCCAAATCAGTGGAATATCAAGCAATGCATCCAAGCAAGAGGAGGAAATATGAGAAGTCGGTAAATAAATCCTACTGATATGCTAAAATATCTCATACTGTGATGCTGATGattcttttggttttctagACCTTATATATCGTATTAACAATCGAAAGATGGTGAAGAGAAAAAATCTCTATTTGATAGGGCTTATTCACTGGACCCAATAAGTTGCATGAGCCTATGAGTGGAAAGACTAAAAGAACCAGTCTCTCTTCACTGCCTACTCCGGGTCTCCGGCTAGGTTGGACAATCATGTAGGATAAGTAATCTTGATCCGAAGCATAGTGAAATATTTTATGCATAGTAGCTACATCATAATCATAACAACGAGAGGAATTGAATTTTAAAGGGATTTGAGAATATGACACGTACTGACCTCCATGAACAAATTTTTTCTGGACCCGCTTCATGTGCCTTAGATTTTCCAGCTGCCAAATAGTGCATGACGCCTAaaggatgattttttttttcccatcaaTTTTAAAGAGAAATATTATGTTGTAGACTTGAAATAATGCTACATGAACCACACCTTTAGGTGTTCCAACATCTTATTGGTTCATATGGCATGAGTTGTGCTTCTTTCCCTTTGAGAGTATATTTGTTCATTTGGCTGCAAAATGTTGTTCATGCATACAGTAAAAGTACCATATACAATGTTCAGTGACTTCAGTCTATGTTTAAAAGTGACATATATACTTACATGACAAAGTTTCTAAGTTCGGAATCAACAGAGAAATTTATTGACAGCCATATTCCTCACACATCAAAGTATTGGAGCTAAGTAAACATTATGGCAATCTACTAGGAATGATGGTGGAACAAAAATTCAATTATTCTCAAACCTCTAGTAGCTATGACAACTATTGCCCCTTGAAAAGACATCCAAATCCAGTCAGAAAGATTATGCTAAAATCTTTGTTGATATCATGACACCAGTGTTTCACCATGGTAATCCATATATAGTCCTATCCAAGATGTAAGGCTCCCACAGCACAATCTGATTTGCATAAAGAAACATGAGAAGAAACACCAACAACCACTTGACACAATCAATtggggcaactccaaccatggggGTTCTATCCCATATTTAAGACCTAAATGAGATTTGGGCTCTCCAACAAttcattttaggggaagttggTCTCAAAAATATAGCACTTGGTCTCAAACCAAGTCTCAAATTTGTGACTTTTCCAGAACCAGGACCATAAACAGTAGCTTGGGGCCACACATTTTCAATTAAATCAATTAACATGTTTTTGATATAATATTGAT is a genomic window containing:
- the LOC133740522 gene encoding RNA-directed DNA methylation 4 isoform X2, whose translation is MAVVGESSSAPPEQKPVIVRVKRKANQSPIDAFWLEINERPPKRPLLDLANLSLSDSSPKAAEELKAKKVFVQHVETVSSFDTTIDIVKSFVDPTTDQVFESKTKGEERRHSLKNDNKQEKILSKARQTQEVVAKNARFEQIWRSRKGKTEESDKLQDMCHFYDVLRVDADERSNELKQQEELSLEDQRILQSYLPLLREFIPSAALEVESDLHAQKQESEDEYVYDVYAVNDEMDIADEDSSHPFPLVQVDDEDFYDVPDESEHDTEDSNDENNPNFDYPDEEFEDEEEESDSEASDNESKDESASDKSLESKDLEEHVISGDDLSLDYDDGGDDGDDGENWM
- the LOC133740522 gene encoding RNA-directed DNA methylation 4 isoform X1, producing MAVVGESSSAPPEQKPVIVRVKRKANQSPIDAFWLEINERPPKRPLLDLANLSLSDSSPKAAAEELKAKKVFVQHVETVSSFDTTIDIVKSFVDPTTDQVFESKTKGEERRHSLKNDNKQEKILSKARQTQEVVAKNARFEQIWRSRKGKTEESDKLQDMCHFYDVLRVDADERSNELKQQEELSLEDQRILQSYLPLLREFIPSAALEVESDLHAQKQESEDEYVYDVYAVNDEMDIADEDSSHPFPLVQVDDEDFYDVPDESEHDTEDSNDENNPNFDYPDEEFEDEEEESDSEASDNESKDESASDKSLESKDLEEHVISGDDLSLDYDDGGDDGDDGENWM